The Calypte anna isolate BGI_N300 chromosome 2, bCalAnn1_v1.p, whole genome shotgun sequence genome includes a window with the following:
- the JCAD gene encoding junctional protein associated with coronary artery disease isoform X3 has protein sequence MGPAGKSFLMAQLYDGYRHEITGNRSAQRTLNGFEAESRAGAYSKKPLVKINSSSTESSHGSQGRQAGPGYHHDLQGLSTFHTSEGGVYDRPQLAWSSQPKTDKDLAYWRRRGQDFSVLLGYSQKGCMEMKGLATAPGAPQQPRESHLKVGMGPGYVRRSGLQENCEAPGDCKWQSLGMESWNQPKKVGRQMSEGDREKLLHELYSLTLGDNVLSTHKGKSQSLPRVLSPESMRCVEMPALTNSNNSLTVTKAPSYPSNRLSVEPVKHHETGGHFLPLVKPKYGRPLKPPSYELQRQTRAPAETMGFQDHYQKDESVPYLAKVNEPRQDVCIQDPGLEPPVYVPPPSYKSPSHQNLTPRPLSEVPNNEAYASSNQQGPVEQVVPCQRSAVNTFEAGSGPCKDNHLTHGKQSHVRRPADYLRSVQYIPFDDPRIRHIKIAPPEGLQDNSKYTENASSPSSGALQERDLEVQYNSAFLDASNLPISAKGERTSDSSTNSNRWLAPSIQDQGNCALPDQRDSCSTTNHSPHNKTSTEYTKGKLSVTNSHMDSTCETVTKVKKFEPGTGMQSKKSSKKKMNETIFCLVSIPVKSESNLPDTDRNNNITQSPDKNGFDNNGALQEQSLLSMSSTDLELQALTGSMTNKNELQKQELWRPEEFKQMNDLRFIQPTKHRELKYSGSWPGDQYKDQQTQTSFSEEPKSPQFFHGTKPEQPNSNQLSPKLPGCMVSTIGSKQAGPDERICRQNAYGMKGQMYLNQSSNSAFSRTATSVLQAHSPKAHQSQPVPAQERENGLLSKGDIVKGEAGAPCNSKELFGQFLLKPVSRRPWDAISELESFNKELQEQEESTSSEDELESVTASLQAGAFTQSRASRNERPSQEESCVGKFETVVPEVPAFKSGRVKSKSESWSVEMEHGSKLGCIGSQGSSKPGGSSEGVGPADGSLITEMRTGEAKSRTNKQLVHMGPLEKVLSSSPNNSCHSNPFNNPVLQEMSEDQNYLDFVKLSKGATPTNDTVLERGSITRLSLTKRNQGHSEPDLRSVGLDVTSGPGANNSDHSSNANAVEIPVNESLQARAARILGIDIAVESLLPDDKVGPLSGPANGAQDSESSVGSTVSDKEGKKDVSYEGRRKCGWTESALFVRVGGRSSHPVEHQTTQQETSAKTLVTEPVLEQPTSSSQPEDQNLVCKSAAYQHSEKKVRSTSKVIETLQGKLTSPPSRTAMDRLVRMKEVDSVSRMRRLSIKSADSGEEVDEEKLSRVQEERGSKLASSGAVSKRIISLSENGYLSGIDKKKTDRDFSLETYDPTKVEKV, from the exons atgGGTCCTGCTGGGAAGAGCTTTCTGATGGCACAGCT ATATGATGGATACCGGCATGAAATCACGGGGAACAGATCCGCTCAGAGAACGCTGAATGGGTTTGAGGCAGAATCAAGAGCTGGAGCTTACAGCAAGAAACCTCTGGTAAAAATCAACTCGAGCAGCACTGAAAGCAGCCATGGGAGCCAAGGGAGGCAAGCAGGTCCTGGTTACCACCATGACCTTCAGGGTTTGTCCACTTTTCATACTTCAGAAGGGGG ggTTTATGACAGGCCTCAATTAGCATGGTCTTCCCAGCCCAAGACTGATAAAGATCTTGCCTACTGGAGAAGACGAGGACAGGACTTCAGTGTGCTCCTGGGCTATTCCCAGAAAGGCTGCATGGAAATGAAAGGCCTGGCGACAGCCCCAGGGgcaccccagcagcccagggagagTCACCTGAAGGTGGGGATGGGTCCAGGGTATGTCAGAAGAAGTGGCTTGCAGGAGAACTGCGAAGCGCCCGGCGACTGCAAATGGCAAAGTCTGGGAATGGAAAGCTGGAACCAGCCAAAAAAGGTAGGGAGGCAAATGTCTGAGGGTGACAGGGAGAAACTACTTCACGAGCTGTATTCACTGACCCTGGGAGACAACGTACTGAGCACCCACAAGGGGAAATCGCAGTCCTTGCCCAGGGTCCTTTCACCAGAGAGTATGAGGTGCGTGGAAATGCCTGCCCTGACCAACAGCAACAACTCACTCACTGTAACTAAAGCCCCCTCCTATCCCTCAAACAGACTGAGTGTGGAACCAGTCAAGCACCATGAAACGGGAGGCCATTTCCTTCCCCTTGTGAAACCCAAGTATGGGAGACCTCTGAAGCCTCCGTCCTATGAACTGCAGCGGCAGACAAGGGCACCTGCAGAAACCATGGGTTTTCAGGACCACTACCAGAAAGATGAATCTGTCCCCTACTTAGCCAAAGTTAATGAGCCAAGGCAAGATGTTTGCATTCAAGACCCTGGTTTGGAGCCCCCAGTCTATGTACCTCCTCCATCCTACAAATCCCCATCTCACCAAAACTTGACCCCACGTCCCCTCAGTGAAGTGCCTAACAATGAGGCGTACGCCAGCAGCAACCAGCAGGGCCCTGTGGAGCAGGTTGTCCCCTGCCAACGATCAGCTGTGAATACCTTTGAAGCAGGGAGTGGCCCTTGCAAAGACAACCATCTTACTCATGGGAAGCAAAGCCATGTGAGGCGTCCTGCTGATTACCTGCGTTCTGTTCAGTATATTCCCTTTGATGATCCTCGGATACGACACATTAAAATTGCACCACCGGAAGGTCTGCAGGACAACAGTAAATACACTGAGAATGCATCCAGTCCCAGTTCTGGTGCTTTGCAAGAGAGAGATCTTGAAGTACAGTACAACAGTGCCTTCTTGGATGCATCTAACTTGCCCATTTCTGCAAAGGGAGAAAGAACTTCCGACAGCTCCACCAACAGCAACAGATGGTTGGCACCATCCATCCAAGATCAGGGAAATTGTGCCTTGCCGGACCAAAGAGATAGTTGTAGCACAACTAATCACAGCCCCCAtaacaaaaccagcacagagTACACAAAAGGCAAACTTTCTGTAACAAATTCACATATGGACAGCACCTGTGAGACTGTTACAAAAGTGAAAAAGTTTGAACCTGGAACCGGGATGCAGAGCAAAAagagttcaaagaaaaaaatgaatgaaactATATTTTGTTTGGTCTCTATCCCAGTGAAATCAGAATCCAATCTGCCAGATACAGATAGGAACAACAACATAACCCAGAGCCCTGATAAGAACGGGTTTGATAACAATGGGGCTTTGCAAGAACAAAGTCTCTTAAGTATGTCTTCAACAGACTTGGAGTTACAAGCTCTTACAGGAAGCATGACCAATAAAAATGAGTTACAAAAACAAGAGTTGTGGAGACCAGAAGAGTTCAAACAAATGAATGACCTCAGATTTATTCAGCCTACAAAACACAGAGAGCTCAAATACTCTGGCTCCTGGCCAGGTGATCAGTACAAAGACCAGCAGACACAGACAAGTTTCTCTGAAGAACCTAAAAGCCCACAGTTTTTCCATGGTACAAAGCCTGAGCAGCCCAATAGTAACCAACTGTCTCCGAAGCTCCCAGGGTGTATGGTATCCACGATAGGGTCTAAACAGGCAGGGCCTGATGAGAGAATCTGCAGACAGAATGCTTATGGCATGAAGGGTCAGATGTACCTCAACCAGTCTAGCAACAGTGCATTTTCCAGGACTGCCACCTCAGTCCTTCAGGCTCACTCCCCAAAAGCCCATCAGAGCCAGCCTGTGCCTGCCCAGGAGAGGGAAAATGGCCTTCTTTCCAAAGGAGATATAGTTAAGGGAGAAGCAGGTGCTCCCTGCAACAGTAAAGAGCTGTTTGGGCAGTTCCTATTGAAGCCTGTAAGTCGCCGTCCCTGGGATGCTATAAGTGAGCTAGAAAGTTTTAACAAGGAGCTgcaagagcaggaggagagcacAAGCAGTGAAGATGAGTTGGAAAGTGTTACAGCTTCTCTGCAGGCAGGTGCCTTTACACAGAGTAGGGCATCCAGAAATGAGAGGCCGAGCCAGGAGGAAAGTTGTGTTGGGAAATTTGAAACAGTTGTACCAGAGGTGCCTGCATTTAAGTCAGGAAGAGTTAAAAGTAAGTCTGAAAGTTGGAGTGTGGAAATGGAGCATGGCAGCAAGCTGGGTTGCATTGGCTCTCAAGGCTCCTCAAAGCCAGGAGGGAGCAGTGAAGGAGTTGGGCCAGCAGATGGAAGTCTGATAACAGAAATGAGGACAGGGGAAGCCAAGAGCAGAACCAACAAGCAGCTAGTGCATATGGGCCCTCTGGAGAAAGTTTTGTCCAGTAGCCCAAACAATTCATGTCACAGCAATCCTTTCAATAACCCTGTCTTGCAGGAGATGAGTGAAGACCAAAATTACCTAGACTTTGTTAAACTGAGTAAAGGTGCAACTCCCACAAATGACACAGTATTAGAGAGAGGCTCAATAACACGCTTGTCACTAACAAAGAGGAACCAAGGGCACTCTGAGCCAGATCTGAGGTCAGTGGGACTTGATGTAACTTCAGGACCCGGTGCTAACAATTCTGACCACTCTTCAAATGCAAATGCAGTGGAAATCCCTGTGAATGAGTCACTGCAGGCAAGAGCTGCAAGAATTTTAGGCATAGATATAGCAGTGGAGTCTCTCCTTCCAGATGACAAGGTTGGGCCCCTCTCAGGCCCAGCAAATGGTGCCCAGGACTCTGAGTCATCAGTGGGCAGCACAGTAAGtgacaaagaaggaaaaaaggatgtTTCCTATGAAGGCAGGCGAAAGTGTGGCTGGACAGAGAGTGCTCTCTTTGTCAGAGTGGGAGGCCGATCTTCACACCCTGTTGAACACCAGACCACTCAACAGGAAACCAGTGCTAAAACATTGGTAACTGAGCCAGTTCTTGAACAGCCTACGAGTTCAAGCCAACCTGAGGATCAAAACTTGGTTTGCAAGTCAGCTGCGTATCagcattcagaaaagaaagtgagaagCACTTCGAAAGTGATAGAGACACTTCAAGGCAAGCTGACTTCTCCACCGAGCCGGACTGCCATGGATCGCTTGGTGCGGATGAAAGAAGTGGATTCGGTGTCCCGGATGAGACGTTTGAGCATTAAGAGTGCAGATTCAGGAGAGGAGGTGGATGAGGAGAAGCTGTCAAGGGtacaggaggagagaggaagcaAACTGGCAAGCTCAGGGGCTGTTTCCAAGCGTATTATCTCTCTCAGTGAAAACGGATATTTAAGTGGAATAGACAAGAAGAAGACTgacagagatttttctttag aaacgTATGACCCCACCAAAGTTGAAAAGGTGTGA
- the JCAD gene encoding junctional protein associated with coronary artery disease isoform X2 has protein sequence MFSVEDLLISHGYKLTKNPPVSHENRYDGYRHEITGNRSAQRTLNGFEAESRAGAYSKKPLVKINSSSTESSHGSQGRQAGPGYHHDLQGLSTFHTSEGGVYDRPQLAWSSQPKTDKDLAYWRRRGQDFSVLLGYSQKGCMEMKGLATAPGAPQQPRESHLKVGMGPGYVRRSGLQENCEAPGDCKWQSLGMESWNQPKKVGRQMSEGDREKLLHELYSLTLGDNVLSTHKGKSQSLPRVLSPESMRCVEMPALTNSNNSLTVTKAPSYPSNRLSVEPVKHHETGGHFLPLVKPKYGRPLKPPSYELQRQTRAPAETMGFQDHYQKDESVPYLAKVNEPRQDVCIQDPGLEPPVYVPPPSYKSPSHQNLTPRPLSEVPNNEAYASSNQQGPVEQVVPCQRSAVNTFEAGSGPCKDNHLTHGKQSHVRRPADYLRSVQYIPFDDPRIRHIKIAPPEGLQDNSKYTENASSPSSGALQERDLEVQYNSAFLDASNLPISAKGERTSDSSTNSNRWLAPSIQDQGNCALPDQRDSCSTTNHSPHNKTSTEYTKGKLSVTNSHMDSTCETVTKVKKFEPGTGMQSKKSSKKKMNETIFCLVSIPVKSESNLPDTDRNNNITQSPDKNGFDNNGALQEQSLLSMSSTDLELQALTGSMTNKNELQKQELWRPEEFKQMNDLRFIQPTKHRELKYSGSWPGDQYKDQQTQTSFSEEPKSPQFFHGTKPEQPNSNQLSPKLPGCMVSTIGSKQAGPDERICRQNAYGMKGQMYLNQSSNSAFSRTATSVLQAHSPKAHQSQPVPAQERENGLLSKGDIVKGEAGAPCNSKELFGQFLLKPVSRRPWDAISELESFNKELQEQEESTSSEDELESVTASLQAGAFTQSRASRNERPSQEESCVGKFETVVPEVPAFKSGRVKSKSESWSVEMEHGSKLGCIGSQGSSKPGGSSEGVGPADGSLITEMRTGEAKSRTNKQLVHMGPLEKVLSSSPNNSCHSNPFNNPVLQEMSEDQNYLDFVKLSKGATPTNDTVLERGSITRLSLTKRNQGHSEPDLRSVGLDVTSGPGANNSDHSSNANAVEIPVNESLQARAARILGIDIAVESLLPDDKVGPLSGPANGAQDSESSVGSTVSDKEGKKDVSYEGRRKCGWTESALFVRVGGRSSHPVEHQTTQQETSAKTLVTEPVLEQPTSSSQPEDQNLVCKSAAYQHSEKKVRSTSKVIETLQGKLTSPPSRTAMDRLVRMKEVDSVSRMRRLSIKSADSGEEVDEEKLSRVQEERGSKLASSGAVSKRIISLSENGYLSGIDKKKTDRDFSLETYDPTKVEKV, from the exons ATGTTCAGTGTCGAGGACCTTCTGATTTCTCATGGATACAAATTGACAAAAAATCCCCCTGTTTCACATGAGAATAGATATGATGGATACCGGCATGAAATCACGGGGAACAGATCCGCTCAGAGAACGCTGAATGGGTTTGAGGCAGAATCAAGAGCTGGAGCTTACAGCAAGAAACCTCTGGTAAAAATCAACTCGAGCAGCACTGAAAGCAGCCATGGGAGCCAAGGGAGGCAAGCAGGTCCTGGTTACCACCATGACCTTCAGGGTTTGTCCACTTTTCATACTTCAGAAGGGGG ggTTTATGACAGGCCTCAATTAGCATGGTCTTCCCAGCCCAAGACTGATAAAGATCTTGCCTACTGGAGAAGACGAGGACAGGACTTCAGTGTGCTCCTGGGCTATTCCCAGAAAGGCTGCATGGAAATGAAAGGCCTGGCGACAGCCCCAGGGgcaccccagcagcccagggagagTCACCTGAAGGTGGGGATGGGTCCAGGGTATGTCAGAAGAAGTGGCTTGCAGGAGAACTGCGAAGCGCCCGGCGACTGCAAATGGCAAAGTCTGGGAATGGAAAGCTGGAACCAGCCAAAAAAGGTAGGGAGGCAAATGTCTGAGGGTGACAGGGAGAAACTACTTCACGAGCTGTATTCACTGACCCTGGGAGACAACGTACTGAGCACCCACAAGGGGAAATCGCAGTCCTTGCCCAGGGTCCTTTCACCAGAGAGTATGAGGTGCGTGGAAATGCCTGCCCTGACCAACAGCAACAACTCACTCACTGTAACTAAAGCCCCCTCCTATCCCTCAAACAGACTGAGTGTGGAACCAGTCAAGCACCATGAAACGGGAGGCCATTTCCTTCCCCTTGTGAAACCCAAGTATGGGAGACCTCTGAAGCCTCCGTCCTATGAACTGCAGCGGCAGACAAGGGCACCTGCAGAAACCATGGGTTTTCAGGACCACTACCAGAAAGATGAATCTGTCCCCTACTTAGCCAAAGTTAATGAGCCAAGGCAAGATGTTTGCATTCAAGACCCTGGTTTGGAGCCCCCAGTCTATGTACCTCCTCCATCCTACAAATCCCCATCTCACCAAAACTTGACCCCACGTCCCCTCAGTGAAGTGCCTAACAATGAGGCGTACGCCAGCAGCAACCAGCAGGGCCCTGTGGAGCAGGTTGTCCCCTGCCAACGATCAGCTGTGAATACCTTTGAAGCAGGGAGTGGCCCTTGCAAAGACAACCATCTTACTCATGGGAAGCAAAGCCATGTGAGGCGTCCTGCTGATTACCTGCGTTCTGTTCAGTATATTCCCTTTGATGATCCTCGGATACGACACATTAAAATTGCACCACCGGAAGGTCTGCAGGACAACAGTAAATACACTGAGAATGCATCCAGTCCCAGTTCTGGTGCTTTGCAAGAGAGAGATCTTGAAGTACAGTACAACAGTGCCTTCTTGGATGCATCTAACTTGCCCATTTCTGCAAAGGGAGAAAGAACTTCCGACAGCTCCACCAACAGCAACAGATGGTTGGCACCATCCATCCAAGATCAGGGAAATTGTGCCTTGCCGGACCAAAGAGATAGTTGTAGCACAACTAATCACAGCCCCCAtaacaaaaccagcacagagTACACAAAAGGCAAACTTTCTGTAACAAATTCACATATGGACAGCACCTGTGAGACTGTTACAAAAGTGAAAAAGTTTGAACCTGGAACCGGGATGCAGAGCAAAAagagttcaaagaaaaaaatgaatgaaactATATTTTGTTTGGTCTCTATCCCAGTGAAATCAGAATCCAATCTGCCAGATACAGATAGGAACAACAACATAACCCAGAGCCCTGATAAGAACGGGTTTGATAACAATGGGGCTTTGCAAGAACAAAGTCTCTTAAGTATGTCTTCAACAGACTTGGAGTTACAAGCTCTTACAGGAAGCATGACCAATAAAAATGAGTTACAAAAACAAGAGTTGTGGAGACCAGAAGAGTTCAAACAAATGAATGACCTCAGATTTATTCAGCCTACAAAACACAGAGAGCTCAAATACTCTGGCTCCTGGCCAGGTGATCAGTACAAAGACCAGCAGACACAGACAAGTTTCTCTGAAGAACCTAAAAGCCCACAGTTTTTCCATGGTACAAAGCCTGAGCAGCCCAATAGTAACCAACTGTCTCCGAAGCTCCCAGGGTGTATGGTATCCACGATAGGGTCTAAACAGGCAGGGCCTGATGAGAGAATCTGCAGACAGAATGCTTATGGCATGAAGGGTCAGATGTACCTCAACCAGTCTAGCAACAGTGCATTTTCCAGGACTGCCACCTCAGTCCTTCAGGCTCACTCCCCAAAAGCCCATCAGAGCCAGCCTGTGCCTGCCCAGGAGAGGGAAAATGGCCTTCTTTCCAAAGGAGATATAGTTAAGGGAGAAGCAGGTGCTCCCTGCAACAGTAAAGAGCTGTTTGGGCAGTTCCTATTGAAGCCTGTAAGTCGCCGTCCCTGGGATGCTATAAGTGAGCTAGAAAGTTTTAACAAGGAGCTgcaagagcaggaggagagcacAAGCAGTGAAGATGAGTTGGAAAGTGTTACAGCTTCTCTGCAGGCAGGTGCCTTTACACAGAGTAGGGCATCCAGAAATGAGAGGCCGAGCCAGGAGGAAAGTTGTGTTGGGAAATTTGAAACAGTTGTACCAGAGGTGCCTGCATTTAAGTCAGGAAGAGTTAAAAGTAAGTCTGAAAGTTGGAGTGTGGAAATGGAGCATGGCAGCAAGCTGGGTTGCATTGGCTCTCAAGGCTCCTCAAAGCCAGGAGGGAGCAGTGAAGGAGTTGGGCCAGCAGATGGAAGTCTGATAACAGAAATGAGGACAGGGGAAGCCAAGAGCAGAACCAACAAGCAGCTAGTGCATATGGGCCCTCTGGAGAAAGTTTTGTCCAGTAGCCCAAACAATTCATGTCACAGCAATCCTTTCAATAACCCTGTCTTGCAGGAGATGAGTGAAGACCAAAATTACCTAGACTTTGTTAAACTGAGTAAAGGTGCAACTCCCACAAATGACACAGTATTAGAGAGAGGCTCAATAACACGCTTGTCACTAACAAAGAGGAACCAAGGGCACTCTGAGCCAGATCTGAGGTCAGTGGGACTTGATGTAACTTCAGGACCCGGTGCTAACAATTCTGACCACTCTTCAAATGCAAATGCAGTGGAAATCCCTGTGAATGAGTCACTGCAGGCAAGAGCTGCAAGAATTTTAGGCATAGATATAGCAGTGGAGTCTCTCCTTCCAGATGACAAGGTTGGGCCCCTCTCAGGCCCAGCAAATGGTGCCCAGGACTCTGAGTCATCAGTGGGCAGCACAGTAAGtgacaaagaaggaaaaaaggatgtTTCCTATGAAGGCAGGCGAAAGTGTGGCTGGACAGAGAGTGCTCTCTTTGTCAGAGTGGGAGGCCGATCTTCACACCCTGTTGAACACCAGACCACTCAACAGGAAACCAGTGCTAAAACATTGGTAACTGAGCCAGTTCTTGAACAGCCTACGAGTTCAAGCCAACCTGAGGATCAAAACTTGGTTTGCAAGTCAGCTGCGTATCagcattcagaaaagaaagtgagaagCACTTCGAAAGTGATAGAGACACTTCAAGGCAAGCTGACTTCTCCACCGAGCCGGACTGCCATGGATCGCTTGGTGCGGATGAAAGAAGTGGATTCGGTGTCCCGGATGAGACGTTTGAGCATTAAGAGTGCAGATTCAGGAGAGGAGGTGGATGAGGAGAAGCTGTCAAGGGtacaggaggagagaggaagcaAACTGGCAAGCTCAGGGGCTGTTTCCAAGCGTATTATCTCTCTCAGTGAAAACGGATATTTAAGTGGAATAGACAAGAAGAAGACTgacagagatttttctttag aaacgTATGACCCCACCAAAGTTGAAAAGGTGTGA